The Mesorhizobium sp. INR15 region GTCTGGCCGCGCGGCGAGAGCGCGAACTGCTCAAAGCCTTGACGGCCAAGCGTCGCGGTGAAGACATCGGTGTCGGCAAAGGACGCGAAGGGAATCTTCAGCGCGGCCCCAACAGACACCCGGATCGCCTTGCGGTAGAGCGGATCGCAGCAGGTCTCGTCCAGAAGCACGGCATCCGCGCCGAAGGCAGCGGCGTTGCGGAAGATCGAGCCCATATTGTCATGGTTGGCGATGCCGACCAGCACGACGACCAGCGCGCGTGCCGGTAAGGTGTCAAGCAAGGCCTCGGCCGCCATTGGCGTGCCCTTGCGGCCGATGGCCAGTATGCCGCGATGCATGTGAAATCCGGCAATGCCGTCCATGACCTCGCTGGCCGCGACATAGACCGGAAGGTCGGCCGGAGCCTTGCGCAAGATGTCTTCGAGGCCGGCCAGGCGATTTTCGAGGACCAGCACCGATTCCGCTGAAAAGCGGTGGCCTGAAAGCAGCATGTCGAGCACGACCTTGCCCTCGGCGACAAAGCGGCCCTGCCTGCCGGCAAGATCGCGCTCGCGGATGTCGAGATAGGCAGCGATACGCGGGTCCCGCGGGTCGTCGATGCGGATTGGATCCATGCGTTCCTCGGCTCAAAGTTCCAGAGCAGAACCCGCGCCTCTACGGGAGGCACAAAAAGAACGCTCTGGAATCACTGGCGAGGTAAGCGGCTGGAGCGCCTGTCGGTCAAGTTCCGGCGCGGCGCAAACGGTGCACCATCTGCGCCAGCTCATCCTTGCCGTTGCCGAAAATGCCGTCCAGCATGTCGAGCAGTTCGCGCACGGAGTCCGATTTGCAGGAATAGTAGATCATCTGCCGGTCGCGGCGGGTCTCGACAAGGTCGAGCGCCCGCAATTTGGCCAAATGCTGCGACAATGCGGACTGGCTCAACATGACCTTGTCGGCAATGGCACCAACCGACATTTCACCGTCGGCGAGATAGCTCATGATCAGCAGCCGCTTCTCATTGCCCATAAGCATCAGAAATTCGGCCGCCGGTCCGGCGTTGTCAATTAGCTTTGTCGAGACCATCGATGCCCCATGCTTTTTGTTCATCCAGACGCCATGGGGGCAATGGCATCTGATTCCATAAACTCAGTTATGAGTTGGCGCTGGCGATTCAGCGTCACCCGCCAAAGGTAGAACATTTTAGCCAAATCTCAAGAGCTGCTTTTGATCCGGCACGATTAACTCGGCGTCTAGGTCTGGTCAGTGGCCCGGCCGCGCTTCACCATGTCGACCAAAACGTGTCGGAGCTCTCGCGCTGCCTGCAACGGTTGCGGGAAAAAGACCCGGCAAACATCATCGCCCGACAGCAGATCCATGCCGTCGGCGTCGAAACCGGCAACCGTCCAACTGCCTTTCGCGGCCTTGGCAAAATACTCCGCATAGACGGCGATCGCATCGAGGTGGTCGGCATTCATGTGGTCGAGTGCGGATTGTTCGCTGGCAGCGATCTCGGCCACGATCGGTCCCGCGGTCAAAAGATCAGCGGAATCGAGTAGATAGGCTTTGCCGAAGCCGCCATTGAGGCTGCCGCGTTCCGGTTCGAGGCGGAAGATGGAGAAGTCGCCGAGCCCGGCATAAAGCGCCGCCTTGGGGTTGTGGTTGAGGTAACGGCGTTCGGCCTGGGCGTGTTCGCTGGACCCGCGTGCGAGCCGCCGCGCTCGGCACACCAGCGTCAGTCGCGGATGCGCCAGCGGGTCGCCCTTGCCCGGTTCACCCAGCAAGAGGGAGCAGCGCGGATCGGCAAGGATGGCGCCGGTATGGGCCGACAGCATCGACACCAGGATTAGCGGCGTGCCGTCGACGTCGGTGGCCACGCCGACCCTGCTGGCCAGCGGCGAACCGGTTTGCGGTTCGATCACCGCCAGCGCGCCGAAGCGCGCACCGCGCAGCAAGGTCCTGGCCAGCCTGATCGCCTCGGCATCGGTCTCGCGGATCACGTCCTTCTTTTGCTCGGTCAAAATGCTCACCACATCTCGTGCCTGCGTGCCGTTCTTCCCAATCAGGTCCTGCGTTGGGCGACATGCATTAAGTTGATTTTTCTTATCCGGTTATCGGTCAATCAGACCGGATTTGACAAGGCCGTCAATCTCGCCTTCCGCGAGGCCGAAATCCGCCAGCGCCGTCAATGGCGAGAGACCGTCATCTGTATGCATTGTGGCAAGTGTCGGCTGAGAGCCCGAGAAGCGAGGCGCTGGGGCAGGGCGCTCGAATTCACCCGCGGTCACGAAGGCGTGGCGCGCCCGGTTGTGCGGGTGGTGCTTCGCTTCACGCATGGACAGCACCGGCGCTACGCAGGCGTCAGTCCCGGCAAAGAGCTGATCCCATTCGTCGCGCGATTTCTGGCGGACCCGGTCGGCAATGGCGCCGCGCAGCTCCGGCCACAGCATCCTGTCGTACTGGCCACGCACGAAGCGTTCGTCTAGTGGCAGCAGCCTGGCGAATTCGGCGAAGAATTGCGGCTCAAGGCAACCAATTGCGACGTGCCTTCCGTCCGCCGTTTCATAGGTGTCGTAGAAAGGAGCGCCGGAATCGAGCAGGTTTTCGCCGCGCTGGCCGCCCCACAGGCCAGCGGAGATGAAGGCGTGCAA contains the following coding sequences:
- a CDS encoding RNA methyltransferase — encoded protein: MDPIRIDDPRDPRIAAYLDIRERDLAGRQGRFVAEGKVVLDMLLSGHRFSAESVLVLENRLAGLEDILRKAPADLPVYVAASEVMDGIAGFHMHRGILAIGRKGTPMAAEALLDTLPARALVVVLVGIANHDNMGSIFRNAAAFGADAVLLDETCCDPLYRKAIRVSVGAALKIPFASFADTDVFTATLGRQGFEQFALSPRGQTDIREAKRTQRLALYLGTEGEGLPENLLSRLHTLRISMSEGFDSLNVAAASAIALHHFSSC
- a CDS encoding helix-turn-helix transcriptional regulator; translation: MVSTKLIDNAGPAAEFLMLMGNEKRLLIMSYLADGEMSVGAIADKVMLSQSALSQHLAKLRALDLVETRRDRQMIYYSCKSDSVRELLDMLDGIFGNGKDELAQMVHRLRRAGT
- a CDS encoding HugZ family protein, with protein sequence MTEQKKDVIRETDAEAIRLARTLLRGARFGALAVIEPQTGSPLASRVGVATDVDGTPLILVSMLSAHTGAILADPRCSLLLGEPGKGDPLAHPRLTLVCRARRLARGSSEHAQAERRYLNHNPKAALYAGLGDFSIFRLEPERGSLNGGFGKAYLLDSADLLTAGPIVAEIAASEQSALDHMNADHLDAIAVYAEYFAKAAKGSWTVAGFDADGMDLLSGDDVCRVFFPQPLQAARELRHVLVDMVKRGRATDQT